The following are encoded in a window of Sulfitobacter sp. S190 genomic DNA:
- a CDS encoding outer membrane protein yields the protein MKNLSMMVAAAGISAAALSTTAFAGTLQDPVIEEPIAPAPQIVSTGGDWTGFYGGLNLGYGDVDTNADVDGDGGTYGVHLGYDYDFGRYVLGGELEYDKFDVTLGDGDGSVEVDDVARLKIRGGYDLGRTLIYATGGLARVSTEIGDENGEFLGLGVAYQVNDRFTVGGEVLEHRFDDIDGSGVDADATTFNLRGSIRF from the coding sequence ATGAAAAACTTGAGCATGATGGTTGCCGCAGCAGGCATTTCGGCCGCCGCGCTTTCGACGACCGCATTTGCAGGCACGCTGCAGGATCCCGTGATCGAAGAGCCGATTGCGCCCGCCCCACAAATCGTCTCGACCGGCGGCGACTGGACTGGCTTTTACGGCGGTCTGAACCTCGGGTACGGCGACGTGGACACAAACGCCGATGTTGACGGCGACGGCGGCACATACGGTGTGCACCTCGGTTATGACTACGATTTCGGCCGGTATGTTCTGGGTGGTGAACTCGAATATGACAAATTCGACGTGACACTGGGCGACGGCGACGGTTCCGTCGAAGTGGATGACGTGGCGCGGCTGAAAATCCGCGGCGGTTACGACCTTGGCCGCACGTTGATCTACGCCACAGGTGGTCTGGCCCGCGTCAGCACCGAAATCGGCGATGAGAACGGCGAGTTTCTCGGTCTGGGCGTGGCCTATCAGGTCAACGACCGCTTTACCGTGGGTGGCGAAGTGCTCGAGCACCGTTTCGACGACATCGACGGCTCCGGCGTGGACGCGGATGCGACCACCTTCAACCTGCGTGGTTCGATCCGCTTCTAA
- the cysS gene encoding cysteine--tRNA ligase encodes MTTIKLHNTKTKSRESLEPIDPRNVRMYVCGPTVYDRAHLGNARPVIVFDVLFRLLRHVYGQDHVTYVRNFTDVDDKINARSAQSGRAIGEITAETTGWFLDDMAAVGALEPTHMPRATAYIAQMVTMIEDLVAKGHAYAAEGHVLFAVDSYKDYGALSGRSVDDMIAGARVDVAPYKRNPMDFVLWKPSDAQTPGWDSPWGRGRPGWHIECSAMSYALLGAHFDIHGGGNDLMFPHHENEIAQSACAHPGAGFANIWLHNEMLQVEGRKMSKSLGNFFTVRDLLDDGVPGEVIRFVMLSTHYRKPMDWTDKKRDEAERVLRKWYALAATEEAAAPDDLLVGLLGDDLNTAGAIAHLHKLAGAGQAGALRGALALLGLMGSQVPDWAAQRTFDLAAYEAYLSDARTTAMQTKDFAEVDRIKAMLLAAGVQVQMSKDGVVLTPAADFDAAALEVL; translated from the coding sequence ATGACGACCATCAAACTGCACAACACCAAGACCAAATCGCGCGAGAGCCTCGAGCCGATCGATCCGCGGAACGTGCGGATGTATGTTTGCGGGCCGACCGTCTATGACCGGGCGCATCTGGGCAACGCACGGCCGGTGATCGTCTTTGACGTGCTCTTTCGCCTGCTGCGGCACGTCTATGGCCAGGATCACGTGACCTATGTGCGCAATTTCACGGACGTCGATGACAAGATCAACGCCCGCAGCGCCCAAAGCGGTCGCGCCATCGGGGAGATCACCGCCGAGACCACGGGTTGGTTTCTCGACGATATGGCCGCGGTCGGGGCGCTCGAGCCCACCCATATGCCGCGCGCGACCGCCTATATCGCGCAGATGGTCACGATGATCGAGGATCTGGTGGCCAAGGGGCATGCCTATGCCGCCGAGGGTCATGTGCTGTTCGCGGTCGACAGCTACAAGGACTACGGCGCGCTGTCGGGGCGGTCCGTGGACGACATGATCGCGGGTGCGCGTGTCGATGTGGCCCCCTACAAGCGCAATCCGATGGATTTTGTCCTGTGGAAACCGTCGGATGCGCAGACGCCGGGCTGGGACAGCCCGTGGGGCCGAGGGCGCCCGGGCTGGCACATCGAATGCTCCGCCATGAGCTACGCGCTTTTGGGTGCGCATTTCGACATTCACGGGGGCGGCAATGACCTGATGTTTCCGCACCACGAAAATGAAATTGCCCAAAGCGCCTGCGCCCATCCCGGCGCAGGGTTCGCAAATATCTGGCTGCACAATGAAATGCTGCAGGTTGAGGGGCGCAAGATGTCCAAATCGCTGGGCAATTTCTTTACCGTGCGCGATCTGCTGGACGACGGTGTGCCGGGCGAGGTGATCCGCTTTGTCATGCTGTCGACGCATTACCGCAAACCGATGGACTGGACCGACAAGAAGCGCGATGAGGCCGAGCGGGTCTTGCGCAAATGGTATGCGCTCGCCGCGACCGAAGAGGCGGCGGCACCCGACGACCTGCTGGTCGGGCTGTTGGGGGATGATCTCAACACGGCCGGTGCCATCGCGCATCTGCACAAGCTCGCCGGTGCCGGGCAGGCCGGGGCGCTGCGCGGAGCGCTGGCGCTGTTGGGGCTGATGGGGTCGCAGGTGCCCGACTGGGCCGCGCAGCGGACGTTCGATCTTGCAGCCTATGAGGCCTATCTGTCGGACGCCCGCACCACCGCGATGCAGACAAAGGATTTCGCCGAGGTTGACCGCATCAAGGCGATGCTGCTCGCGGCCGGTGTGCAGGTTCAGATGAGCAAGGATGGTGTGGTTCTGACCCCTGCCGCCGATTTCGACGCCGCGGCGCTGGAGGTGCTGTGA
- a CDS encoding pyridoxal phosphate-dependent aminotransferase: protein MQPSTRITTLLDGGSDGWEVFLKARALIAAGTSVTELTIGEHDIRTAAPILQEMHRTALAGHTGYAAVPGTDALRDRVAERVTERTGVPTRRENVVITPGGQAALFAAHTAALDPGDTGLYVDPYYATYPGTLRGAGGVPKAVQAHARHAFQPRAADLQAAAPGARSLLINSPNNPTGVVYSRATLDAIAQVCKAHDLWLISDEVYDTQVWEGDHISPRALPGMAERTLVVGSMSKSHAMTGSRCGWIVGPEEVVGHLINLATHTTYGVPGFIQDAADFALGLGDPFEREIAAPFRRRRGLAKEVLAGQNTVGLVPAQGAMYLMLDIRATGMSGEEFANALLDTHRIAVMPGESFGAAAAGHIRVAMTIADAAFVAALRTLCQFAESRAA from the coding sequence ATGCAGCCATCAACGCGCATAACCACCCTTCTGGACGGCGGATCGGACGGCTGGGAGGTGTTCCTGAAGGCCCGCGCGTTGATCGCGGCGGGCACGTCCGTGACCGAATTGACCATCGGCGAACACGACATCCGCACCGCCGCGCCGATCCTGCAGGAGATGCACCGCACCGCGCTGGCGGGCCACACCGGATACGCCGCCGTACCGGGGACCGACGCCCTGCGCGACAGGGTCGCAGAGCGTGTCACCGAACGGACCGGTGTACCCACGCGGCGCGAAAACGTGGTCATCACCCCCGGCGGGCAGGCGGCGCTCTTTGCCGCGCATACCGCAGCACTCGATCCCGGCGATACGGGTCTGTATGTCGATCCCTACTACGCCACCTATCCCGGCACCTTGCGCGGTGCGGGCGGTGTGCCCAAGGCGGTACAGGCGCACGCCCGCCATGCGTTCCAGCCCCGCGCCGCCGATCTTCAGGCCGCAGCCCCCGGTGCACGGTCCCTGCTCATCAACAGCCCCAACAATCCGACAGGCGTCGTCTACAGCCGCGCCACGCTCGACGCGATTGCGCAGGTTTGCAAAGCGCATGACCTGTGGCTCATCTCGGACGAGGTATACGACACGCAGGTCTGGGAAGGCGACCACATCTCGCCCCGCGCCCTGCCCGGTATGGCCGAGCGTACGCTGGTCGTAGGGTCGATGTCCAAGAGCCACGCGATGACGGGATCACGCTGCGGATGGATCGTCGGCCCCGAAGAGGTGGTGGGCCATCTGATCAACCTTGCCACCCACACGACCTACGGCGTGCCGGGGTTCATTCAGGATGCGGCGGATTTCGCGCTTGGCCTTGGCGATCCCTTCGAGCGGGAGATCGCAGCCCCCTTCCGCCGCCGCCGCGGTCTGGCAAAGGAGGTTCTGGCTGGTCAGAACACGGTGGGTCTCGTGCCTGCGCAGGGTGCGATGTACCTGATGCTGGACATTCGTGCGACGGGGATGAGCGGTGAGGAGTTTGCCAACGCCCTGCTCGACACGCACCGGATTGCCGTCATGCCCGGAGAGAGCTTCGGGGCGGCGGCGGCGGGACACATTCGCGTAGCGATGACCATCGCGGATGCCGCATTCGTCGCCGCGCTGCGCACGTTGTGCCAGTTTGCAGAAAGCCGCGCCGCATAA